Within Ipomoea triloba cultivar NCNSP0323 chromosome 9, ASM357664v1, the genomic segment ATCTTAAAACCATAAATGTGAAGCAATGAGCTTAGAAGCTTTATctgaagattatatatataccccCCTCTTAACGTTTTTGCTAATGTAATTGTGGATTGTAAGACTAGAACATTGGCAAAGAGGGAGAAGCTGCCAGAGGATTGATGCATTTCATGTTTTGTTTAAATACCAACAAGTTTCTCGTCTTTACTGTCTAGGAATGGAAATTCTGTGCTGTGGGGTGTACATTTGGAGCTCAAGCTGACAGGACGCCTGATGCTGCATTTGGAATGCCTCAATCAGGTGGCACAGCTAGTATACTTCGGTCGATGGAGTCTGCAGAATACTATGCTGAGAACAACATTGCTATGGCAAGACGGTGGGTAAGCACGCTGTGAAAGGACTCACGGTATTAGGGTATTATTTCGTTGAGCTAAAGGCTTTGTGCACATGACCATCTAAATCTTCACTCTCTCACTGAAATTTGTGTTTGAACTTATCTTTAGAAATTCTGTCTGGTTATTTGCTTAGGTTATAATTTTTTGCTTGATGACTAGATGAAGAGCCACTTTCAACTATAAagtatcaattttaattttctaaaatttcttAAAGTTTGTCATTCAATGTCACAAGGAATGCATGCTATTTTGAGACTGAATGATTCTATGACCTCCATTTGGAGACTTGATCTACCTGTGGGCTTTGGCATTCATGCCCCTTTGTAATCATGATGGTATGTATGATTGACTGCAAATCTGACGCTCTGACAGTTAGAGAACCAACTTCCTCTTCAGATTCGTTAATCTGAAAAGTAATGAGGGAAAGAAAAGGATAGTGAAGCACATCAATAAAATAAGATATGTGTTCTGAATATAGGTTGCTTTGATTTGTGGTGGGATGCTCAAGTGCAAAATCTGGAAAGGCTGCAGGGATGGGGTTGGGTGAGAGTAGTGGAAAGATAGGAAATGTGAAATCACTCAAATCAGAGAAGTCATCAGCATTGTATAGACATGAGTGTCCAGTAACTTTGTGGATCTTTTGATTTCATTTCGATGACATAGCAAAATCACAACCTCAGTATGCAGTAAGGAGAAAGCGTGTAGATCCTTACAGTTGAAAATAATTGCACTCTTTTCTTTGTTGATTCCAATGTGAAAATTATATGCTTGACATATCAGTCATACTTGAGAATCAAGTTTAGATACAGCTAGTAACCCTGAGAGGGCTTTCAGAGTTTACACCAGCTTTATgtactactccgtattttattaCTTGTACATGCACATTGCCTTCAAGTTGGGGCTTCTGAAGATGTCATTTAAGATAAGGACAATTGTGTATTAGTATAGGCGTGTCTTCAACTTCTGCAATACAAAACTTGTATATGGATCACACATTTTGAAATATGGAACCTTTTTTTAATTGAGAAATTTATGGATCTTACTTTAGTAGAGATTTTATTTCATATTAACACAGTTGATCCAGAGAACATTATGTAACTAACTTTTCTAAACTCTATGATTTATTAGGAGGGGATACGACATTGTAATGACTACAAGTCTTTCTTCAGATGTTCCTGTTGGATATTTCTCATGGGCTGAGTATGACATTATGGCACCAGTCCAACCTAAGACACAGAAGGCTCTGGCTGCTGCATTCATTTCTAACTGCGGTGCTCGCAATTTTCGGTTGCAAGCTCTTGAAGCACTTGAAAAAGAAAGCATCAGCATTGATTCTTATGGCAGTTGTCATCGAAATAAGGATGGCAGAGGTTAGTATATTTTTTTGCACacgtatgtgtgtgtgtttttaattttttaaaaatattttttaatttttatttttgttacagTGGACAAAGTAGATACTCTGAGGCAGTACAAATTCAGCTTGGCTTTTGAAAATTCCAATGAGGAGGATTATGTTACTGAAAAGTTCTCCCAATCTCTTGTAGCTGGTATTACTTCccattttattaattgttcttaATTCTACACCCCCATTAGGCTCTGCATTCCTTGTTACTTTAATCATTCTCTCTTTACTCAGACattaatctattttttaaaGATTGGTTCTGtatcaatagttttttttttctcttcaacTAACCCCCAGTCTTTTAGCTTTGTGGGCATCGTTGCAAACTTGCGGGAAATATGGCGGTTAATAGGGGCACGTGTGTGATTGTGGTTTTGTTGGGTATCCTAGCACACAGGTTTGCATCTGTCTTATGTCCAAAGGAGTATTATAAATGGGGGACCATGTCCCTTCCAAGCATCAACACATGCGTGTTCAGTTATCTTTTTCACCTAATCAGTCGTTGGTCATGGGCTANTTTTTTGGAGCTTTCATGTAGATacaggaagagagagagagagaaaatgataGAAAGAGATGTGTGTACGTGCGTGATTCTGTATAGTCACTGTTAACTCTCACGTGGGTGTGGATAGAATGATGGATAGATGATATCTTTGACAATCTTTCTTGTAATTGCCATTAGTTTTCAATTCATTCCTACCAAACCACTCAAGTGCATCAACTTTAATTCCCTCTGAACAATACACTCTCACCAAGCTCTCTTCCTCTTCAATGGTTGCGGAGGATTAAGCACCCGAGAAGGCCGAGATATCCAaactaattaaacaaaaattatggcCTCAGCTCCCCCACTCCCAATCCAGAGGCTTCCGAAAATGGAAGATGGGCCCACTTCAACTGTGTCGCTGCCGTACTCGAGCAATCCAAAGAAGCGGTGGTCCAATTGGTTGCCGTTGTTCGTAGCCATAGTGGTGGTAGCTGAGATCGGTTTCCTGGGCCGACTCGACATGGCGAAGAATGTTGACCTGGTCAACTCTTGGGCTGACTCCTTCTACCAGTTCACTACCTCGTCTCTGTCGTCGATGTCCACCGTCCCCGCCGCCGATGACGGTTTTACTGCTCGCGGCGGCTATGCGGCCAGGATCACTGAGGAGCGGGATCCGCGCCCCGGATTGGAGAGCTGCGAAGAGTGGTTGGAGAAGGAGGACACCGTGGCTTATTCGAGAGATTTTGAAAAATACCCAATTTTCGTACACGGTGGCGAACAGGTTCGTCCACATGCATGAAACCTACTTGTCGCTTTTCCTATTTCTATTTCAGTTAATATTCCCCAGTTGATTCGGTTTGCATATATAGCTAATTTTTTCGATATGATTAAGTGAATTAATCTCGAAACAGAAGAAAATTAGCAATCCTTTTAGACTGTAGCTTCTGCATATTAACTGTATGATGAAATCACTGGAATCTTAAAACCATAAATGTGAAGCAATGAGCTTAGAAGCTTTATctgaagattatatatataccccCCTCTTAACGTTTTTGCTAATGTAATTGTGGATTGTAAGACTAGAACATTGGCAAAGAGGGAGAAGCTGCCAGAGGATTGATGCATTTCATGTTTTGTTTAAATACCAACAAGTTTCTCGTCTTTACTGTCTAGGAATGGAAATTCTGTGCTGTGGGGTGTACATTTGGAGCTCAAGCTGACAGGACGCCTGATGCTGCATTTGGAATGCCTCAATCAGGTGGCACAGCTAGTATACTTCGGTCGATGGAGTCTGCAGAATACTATGCTGAGAACAACATTGCTATGGCAAGACGGTGGGTAAGCACGCTGTGAAAGGACTCACGGTATTAGGGTATTATTTCGTTGAGCTAAAGGCTTTGTGCACATGACCATCTAAATCTTCACTCTCTCACTGAAATTTGTGTTTGAACTTATCTTTAGAAATTCTGTCTGGTTATTTGCTTAGGTTATAATTTTTTGCTTGATGACTAGATGAAGAGCCACTTTCAACTATAAagtatcaattttaattttctaaaatttcttAAAGTTTGTCATTCAATGTCACAAGGAATGCATGCTATTTTGAGACTGAATGATTCTATGACCTCCATTTGGAGACTTGATCTACCTGTGGGCTTTGGCATTCATGCCCCTTTGTAATCATGATGGTATGTATGATTGACTGCAAATCTGACGCTCTGACAGTTAGAGAACCAACTTCCTCTTCAGATTCGTTAATCTGAAAAGTAATGAGGGAAAGAAAAGGATAGTGAAGCACATCAATAAAATAAGATATGTGTTCTGAATATAGGTTGCTTTGATTTGTGGTGGGATGCTCAAGTGCAAAATCTGGAAAGGCTGCAGGGATGGGGTTGGGTGAGAGTAGTGGAAAGATAGGAAATGTGAAATCACTCAAATCAGAGAAGTCATCAGCATTGTATAGACATGAGTGTCCAGTAACTTTGTGGATCTTTTGATTTCATTTCGATGACATAGCAAAATCACAACCTCAGTATGCAGTAAGGAGAAAGCGTGTAGATCCTTACAGTTGAAAATAATTGCACTCTTTTCTTTGTTGATTCCAATGTGAAAATTATATGCTTGACATATCAGT encodes:
- the LOC116028671 gene encoding putative fucosyltransferase-like protein isoform X1, with the translated sequence MASAPPLPIQRLPKMEDGPTSTVSLPYSSNPKKRWSNWLPLFVAIVVVAEIGFLGRLDMAKNVDLVNSWADSFYQFTTSSLSSMSTVPAADDGFTARGGYAARITEERDPRPGLESCEEWLEKEDTVAYSRDFEKYPIFVHGGEQEWKFCAVGCTFGAQADRTPDAAFGMPQSGGTASILRSMESAEYYAENNIAMARRRGYDIVMTTSLSSDVPVGYFSWAEYDIMAPVQPKTQKALAAAFISNCGARNFRLQALEALEKESISIDSYGSCHRNKDGRVDKVDTLRQYKFSLAFENSNEEDYVTEKFSQSLVAALWASLQTCGKYGG
- the LOC116028671 gene encoding alpha-(1,3)-fucosyltransferase fut-6-like isoform X2, with the protein product MLTWSTLGLTPSTSSLPRLCRRCPPSPPPMTVLLLAAAMRPGSLRSGIRAPDWRAAKSGWRRRTPWLIREILKNTQFSYTVANRNGNSVLWGVHLELKLTGRLMLHLECLNQVAQLVYFGRWSLQNTMLRTTLLWQDGGRGYDIVMTTSLSSDVPVGYFSWAEYDIMAPVQPKTQKALAAAFISNCGARNFRLQALEALEKESISIDSYGSCHRNKDGRVDKVDTLRQYKFSLAFENSNEEDYVTEKFSQSLVAALWASLQTCGKYGG
- the LOC116028672 gene encoding putative fucosyltransferase-like protein isoform X1; amino-acid sequence: MASAPPLPIQRLPKMEDGPTSTVSLPYSSNPKKRWSNWLPLFVAIVVVAEIGFLGRLDMAKNVDLVNSWADSFYQFTTSSLSSMSTVPAADDGFTARGGYAARITEERDPRPGLESCEEWLEKEDTVAYSRDFEKYPIFVHGGEQEWKFCAVGCTFGAQADRTPDAAFGMPQSGGTASILRSMESAEYYAENNIAMARRRGYDIVMTTSLSSDVPVGYFSWAEYDIMAPVQPKTQKALAAAFISNCGARNFRLQALEALEKESISIDSYGSCHRNKDGRVDKVDTLRQYKFSLAFENSNEEDYVTEKFSQSLVAALWASLQTCGKYGG
- the LOC116028672 gene encoding alpha-(1,3)-fucosyltransferase fut-6-like isoform X2, with protein sequence MLTWSTLGLTPSTSSLPRLCRRCPPSPPPMTVLLLAAAMRPGSLRSGIRAPDWRAAKSGWRRRTPWLIREILKNTQFSYTVANRNGNSVLWGVHLELKLTGRLMLHLECLNQVAQLVYFGRWSLQNTMLRTTLLWQDGGRGYDIVMTTSLSSDVPVGYFSWAEYDIMAPVQPKTQKALAAAFISNCGARNFRLQALEALEKESISIDSYGSCHRNKDGRVDKVDTLRQYKFSLAFENSNEEDYVTEKFSQSLVAALWASLQTCGKYGG